aaattttcatttaagtcactgaattgttaaaattgttgttatatGACATTCTTTGTTCGCACCGCtgcaccaatcaaaagctcttctacagttcaatttgttttcataaaacaactttaaacatCACAAATCtgcaaaccaaaatccaaataacTTTCTTCTCTGATCTCTAACATTGACTGTCATATTCACTTGGATTTaaagtatgttcttctactcattgATGAGTACTGATCTACTAAACTATACTGATCATCAAATCGTCGCTTAGAGCTCACTAATTggatcattttaaaaaaaaaacttaatagctcagtgacttaaataaaataaaaaacttttgaatagttcagtgaccattttgtaactttctAAAGTTGAGTGGCTAAAACGGAAACTTGCTAATAATTCAGTGACCTTGGATGGAGTTTACccaatatttataacaatatatatcATCGATCGTTTATTTCACTTGAAGTTGGAGGCACATCAAAACAAAAGGCGACAGAGGAGAAAGAGGTAATTGATTAGGTGATAGCAGGAAGATGCAGGGCCATACTCATGATCAACTAACCCACCAAGCCCATCACTCACACGCAGCGCAACCTCATGTACCACACCCAGCGCCACCGCATGTATCAAATCACCCGCCCCCAGGGCCGCCACCTCCACAGCCTTCATATGTACCAGCGGGTCCTGATCCACCTTCAGTGCCTGCATATGCACCACCAGGTCCTCCTCCTTCTCATCACCACCATGGTCCACCACCACCTTCTGTGCCCGCATATGCACCACCTGGTCCTCTTCCATCACGCCCCCAAGTCCCCCCTCGGCCACCTCAGGAGCAAGGCTGCTGTGTGATAATATAAGTAAGATTTGCAAATGTAGTTGATGTtgacattaattaaataaagtagtGTTAATTTTGCTGAGTTATTTAGATAGAATCGGGTTTGTAGTTCATATTTGTATGTATGGTAATGGTAATGGTAGCTTCATCAGGCCCTTCTCCTGTGGCATTTTTATGGTATCTTGGtcttaataaaatgaattttaattagtatGGTATTGCTTCCATTTTTATATTGCTTTATATCGATTCATCCgattgtattgtattgataacattttgattttctttttttcatttttgcgttttgattttcaaaccaatttcatatatatatatatatatatatatatatatatcatttttatgttgttttacatCAACTCGAAATATACCTTCTTTTTGGTATGATAGCAAAACAAgaagacaaaaacaaaaacataattattgagAACCTAACCTATGTATGTAGGGCCAACTATAGGATGCATATGTTTGTGATGCCATTTTGGCCACTTGTTCCACTCAATATACACGTTAACGAGTGTGGAGCGGATGTTTTTTGTAGTttatgaaagttttaattttgagttcttatgttttctaaattttaaaagtttagataatgttaaatttattaaattaaattatgttatttctaaaatttaatgggacaaacatattattatatgtataatattatgtgagcttgttattttcatatactATTCACTAGAAAACTAGTTAACGGATTAATAATTGTCATTTATATCAATactgaaatttcaaaagtcGAAAAGTATACGGACTTAAAATAATCCAATGGAAGAATATGAGCACACCCATAATTTTATGTGGAGTACAaaactagtaattgaatttcaCCAAAATGAACTTAACTAATACTATTCCGGTTAtgactaaaatttcaaactttaaaaagtacaaaattaaaattgatcaaattaaaatacaaagactaaatttaaaaacctcacaaaatataaggattaataGCAGATCCTCGTTTAGAGGTTGAAGCTCCACGGCACTACGATTGAATAAGTTGCGTAGGTGTAGGAAAATATGACATTATTTCTACATGGAATTCCATGTAGTCCAAAGAACACAAATTTAGAATGGTCATCCTTGAGAGCATTCTTAATAACCTCCCTCCTCAACCATTGTTGTGTCTATTGCACATTGTGACTGTGTTGCTAGCTGTTGTGGAAATCTAAATGGTGAGTGCACTCCAAATTTAGCATCATAATTAAGCTAACTTGCAAACAATTCTATTAGAAAAGCCCTTGGATAATATTAACTCATTAGTCATTATAGCCCATACTTCACCTTCTTATTGACTTATTCCAATAGCCCAGTGTACAAGTGAGGATGCTCCTAATGTAGACCCTGTAAATCTTCAACTCCAAATATATACAATCAAAGTTCAAAACAAAAACCatacaaatttatataaaaaagaatttgatataaaaattgaatgtgattttagttgaaatagtaaatttgagttattgaaaaatttgatttcatggGTTTGAATTTCATGATTGTcatcatatatatgtatttttttagattCATCGGCATATATAAATaccatcaaaataatatttattcatttgtaaaaGAATGGggttttggtcattttacaCATTAGCgtgtgtttatttatttatttctcaatgTATTTACCGGATCGAGCCCAATAACTAATCGTCTGCATTCTGTAGGCTCATTAAAGGGTAGTTGCTGGCCACGAGTTTTAATCTCACAAgtggaattaaaatattttgattcaattctacCATTAATCATTgtattttgtaaaagttgtgCATTTAAttcctatactttaatttgataaactttaatccttatatttttcaaaatttaaaattatgaaacaagatttattaaatttgttaagtcGTGACTTTGGtttcaaattttagagaaattatgacTTTCTTTTTAATAGGGAAAATTACACAGATAGTCACCtaactatcaaaattttttatttttggcactcaaaataaaaagtttgtaaTTTAAACACCCACGTTACATAGTTCGGTCATTTTGGTCATTCTCGTTAAAGTCACAAATGACAAACTGACGTGACAGTTAAAAACccagtataataacaaatttagcctttaacGTTTACGTACTAGAtcgatttagtcataattttaacaaattaactctcaaaatttacaaattttctcaatttgatcctaattctaaaaaattcgaagaaatatataaaaatacatgaataatttaaatatatataataataaatttaaaatatatattaaaaataaaaaatgcctCTTCCTCTCCCTTCTTTTTAACTGCCACATCAATTGTGGTTTgtgattttaatagaaatgaccaaaatgatcGAACTATATAACGTGGGTGCTTATATTgcaaacttttttattttgtccgcctaaaatgaaaatatttaatagttgggtgactatctGTATAGTTGAACCAATTATTTGGATTATCCAAATAATGTAAATGTGGAGGCCCATTTTGATAAGCTGACCCAAACTCATCATTACGAAAGCGGATCTATTAGTTAGCTTAGGGTTTTCTCACAGCCAGCAAATCTCTTTCATTTGCCCGCACTAGCAGCAGCAGCGCCACACTCTTCACAGTGCTGATCAACCATGGCGGAGCAGGTGCACCCGCCTATCTACTCTCTCTCCCTTTGTCACTCTTTTATCTTCTTtgcttctcatttttttttcttttgattgcaGACCGAGAAGGCATTTCTAAAGCAacccaaagtgtttttaaggtGATCTTAATACTAAACCATGAAAAATCTCTCgcctttataattttttcgGATTTGGGTTTTTTGGAGTTTAGGTGGGTTTTTAATGATATTGTTTCTACTTCAGCTCCAAGAAATCTGGGAAAGGGAAGAGACCAGGAAAGGGAGGAAACCGCTTCTGGAAGAGCATTGGTTTGGGCTTCAAAACCCCTCGTGAAGCCACTGAAGGTAGGTTTGtatttgttcttttaaaatGTGTTTTGGGCGGTATGGATGGTCAATTTATGCAAAATCTATTTAAGCTTTGAATGTTCTACCTAGAAACTAGTATcatgtttatttataattcctttatttatattatgcatatatgtttcAGTGTTCTTTATGGGAAATAAAgatgatttaattgattaacACCTAGAGAAGGACTATGTAGAATGTATTTCTGTGCATTGAGAGTTCAGTCAAATAATGTTTTTGCATATTTGATTTCTAAAGGAATCTACATCGACAAGAAATGCCCATTCACCGGCACTGTTTCCATCAGGGGTCGCATTTTAGCCGGTACTTGCCATAGTGCCAAGATGATAAGGACAATCATTGTTCGACGGAATTACCTTCATTATATCAAGAAATACCAAAGGCATGATCCGGCTTCATTCTGCTCTACTTTTCCATAAAGtttcttatgatttttattGTTGGAAGAaacttatttttcctttttcaggTACGAGAAGAGACATTCAAATATCCCTGCACATATTTCTCCATGCTTCCGTGTGAAGGAAGGAGATCATGTCATTATCGGGCAATGCAGGTTAAACCCCTAAACCGAATGACTTTATATGTCTAGTGGCTATGAATCTAATTGTTTTTACAGCTAGTTTGTAGGTGATTTTGGTTGTTTGTAATTTGCGTGTATTTTCTAATTTCAGGCCGTTGTCAAAGACTGTGAGGTTCAATGTTTTGAAAGTGATTCCTGCTGGATCTTCTGGTGGAGGGAAGAAAGCTTTCACTGGAATGTGAGGTGTAAGTGTTTTCAATCAGGAGAAGACATTAAAATCCCTGAACTGCCTCTAGATATGAAGAACCTGGGACTATTagatgtttttatgtttttgtttttcctttcctATTACTTGTTATGTTTGGATTTGTCTAGTTATGACAACTGGAATTTTGAAGGTATCCCCTATTCTTGTATGATCCTGTTCTCTGAAGAATCACTCTGATCACTTACTTAGATTATGTATGAAATTTCTGGTGTTCTCTATTCACAAATGAAGACATTCTGTAAATTGGCGAGGGGCATCCATTGTGCAAATGTGTGGTGAAAGTATCACAAAACCCCCTGTACTATACTTTGGATTGCATGTTAGCCCttctactaaaaaatgggcaaattagccTCGTTGATGAGTGAGCAAAACAGCAGTgtttatatataaggtataataataaatttagctcccaatctttacatatttattcaatttggtcttacttttttttattgaaagtagcttagaaaattttgaaactaataaggctaaaggtaaaaaggctatttttttaaaactggaCCGgtcaaattgttttttttttaaaaaccaccCGTTtcgtttaaaaaattattaaaaattttaaaatttaaaatgttgaaaaagaaaaaatgatccAACCCGTTCAATTGTCTATTCAATTGGTTTGTTCAATTGTCTATTCAATTGGTTTTTAGCTACTTCAGTTGATTTTCTAGTCAGGTTAATTGGTTTCTGTTGGTTTCTTGTTTAATCGATTCAAAGCTTTTTTTCAGATTGGTCCCCCAGACTTGTTCTCTGTCCAATCAGTTTAATTGGCTGGTTTGATATGATTTAaacaatattacaaaaaaagctttagtaataaattttaaaaaattaattaaaccgttttaaatttttttaaagaaaattataaaaacaaagttataaaaattttaaaattataaatttttattaaaaaataacaatactaACATTGGTAGGTATGATGAGTGAGGGGAATATGTTGATGGTGCTACCCAAAAGGAGGAGGCCACTATGGATGGGAGCTAAAGACTGTTAGTTTTGCTATTAGGTGGTGCACTTAGCTTGGTGTCGACGTCGAATCTGACTTTAGGCAGGGCgaagtaagaaaattattttaagggattaaatttaaatttaaattaaatttttatcattttcaggaaggttaaagtgtaattttatctttattaatttaaaattttaaaaattataaaataaataaataaaaattcaatttagagGACTCGAAATTTTGCTAACCCCTAACTACGCCCCTTGACTTTAggtattaataaaaaaatgttagcttgcaaatataaaatacaaaccTACATTTAAAAGTTTAAGCACCATGAAATtcacatttcttttataaataaaccaCCGTGGAGTCTCCCTTTTTAAGTACCTAACCTTCGCTTAttgaaaatcttttaaaaggaaaaagaaaaaataggtaCCTAACCTTCAGGGATTGGAAAATTACAGATTATGTCCACTCTCTTCCCCTCTACACTTTtactgtttttcttttaagatagTATTAAAAATGAAGGAGAATTAAAGGTTTTTTATACTGTATTTACCTATGattccttttcaatttttaaattagagaaaaaacgcgtttaaaaacattcaaattcatgtcctctCGATTCCTATAATAACAACGACACCAAttaagttaagactcaatcatttgaaaaattaaaattatatcaccgaaaaaggaaaaagaaattctaTACATAAATTGAAAGGATAATGAATTCCAAGTGTTTGAAGTTTTTATTGGAAATTGATAATATGGGTTAACTGAACGCTAATTTAGTtatgaaattactaaaatacattTTCATATACAAATTAAGTTATACTTTTATGAGggtatttttgttattttgtataaaaatcaataaaattttgatcataATGAGATTTAAACTTAGAACAACAGGTATAATAAACAATTAGCTTAACCATTACAACTAAgcatcaattaatttttattaaatatatttgttcatCCACATCATTGGTTTGCCGTAAATCCAATATATATGGATGAGATTGTTTAATAAGTAATATACAATTAAgggataaatttcaaatttgcaCATAAATTTTGATCCATCATATAATGTGATGGACGAACTTTTGTTTGGCACAATTATGCTCATTCAAAGCTTAGTTTTGatctaattaaaatctaaaactttaattttaattcaactgtacatgttttgaaaaaaatctaaaaattttctacTGGTAAGCATAATTTTTGTATAATGcaataagaaattataaaatagtacatcggtaaaaatattaatagcttacaaaaattgaatcaaaattagatgtttaaatatttaaatactaatataaaatttattttcacaattaacaCATGTTTTATTAAGATTCATTGATTATATCCTTGTTGatataaagtataataaatatttgaaatagagaagaaaaagaaaacctaaccCCCATACCAACCAAACACAAGTAATTTTCAGCCACACTTTGGAATTGTTACTTTGTCAACATTATAATAACTGAtt
This genomic stretch from Gossypium raimondii isolate GPD5lz chromosome 6, ASM2569854v1, whole genome shotgun sequence harbors:
- the LOC105774200 gene encoding 40S ribosomal protein S11, with protein sequence MAEQTEKAFLKQPKVFLSSKKSGKGKRPGKGGNRFWKSIGLGFKTPREATEGIYIDKKCPFTGTVSIRGRILAGTCHSAKMIRTIIVRRNYLHYIKKYQRYEKRHSNIPAHISPCFRVKEGDHVIIGQCRPLSKTVRFNVLKVIPAGSSGGGKKAFTGM